One window of the Terriglobales bacterium genome contains the following:
- a CDS encoding ATP-binding protein codes for MHLYPSEIQTKTALAIGPDPELSQLLARALPGWEIHRMPDNVSALAATRSRPFDLVVTGANTSGRADLELLRKIRALRPHTRLIILTDDKTPSDVIACMREYAFSYFSKPFSSISLETILHRAAEEACWDDGIEVLAATPEWIRIAARCDLGTADRILQFLHEITDLPETERQQLGIAFREMLLNAMEYGGSFDPTQYVEISYVRARHMVLCRVKDPGEGFSLEEIQHSAITNPPDDPLRHLSIREARGLRGGGFGLMMAKSLVDDLIYSEKGNEVLLVKYLESSSAFEESA; via the coding sequence ATGCACCTGTATCCGTCAGAAATCCAAACTAAGACTGCGCTGGCAATTGGCCCAGATCCCGAACTTTCGCAACTGCTGGCGCGAGCTTTGCCGGGATGGGAAATACACCGAATGCCAGACAACGTTTCGGCTCTTGCAGCAACTAGAAGTCGACCTTTCGATCTTGTGGTTACAGGTGCAAACACATCAGGCCGCGCAGATTTAGAGCTCCTTCGAAAGATTCGAGCATTGCGGCCGCACACGCGCCTCATCATCTTGACTGATGACAAGACGCCGTCGGACGTGATCGCCTGCATGCGTGAATACGCCTTCAGTTATTTTTCCAAACCGTTTTCATCCATTTCGCTGGAAACGATCCTGCATCGGGCAGCTGAAGAGGCATGCTGGGATGATGGAATCGAAGTACTAGCTGCAACCCCCGAGTGGATCCGAATCGCGGCACGCTGTGATTTAGGCACTGCCGATCGCATACTTCAGTTCCTGCATGAAATTACTGATCTCCCCGAAACTGAACGCCAGCAACTTGGGATAGCCTTTCGCGAAATGCTCCTCAACGCGATGGAGTATGGTGGCAGCTTCGATCCAACACAGTACGTGGAAATCTCGTACGTCCGGGCGCGACATATGGTCTTGTGCCGCGTTAAGGATCCAGGAGAGGGATTTTCGTTGGAGGAGATCCAACACTCCGCTATCACAAATCCACCGGATGATCCGCTTCGACACTTGTCCATTCGCGAAGCTCGCGGGCTTCGGGGTGGAGGTTTTGGCTTGATGATGGCGAAGAGCCTGGTGGATGATCTGATTTACAGTGAGAAGGGCAATGAAGTCCTCCTTGTAAAATACCTGGAATCATCTAGTGCGTTTGAAGAAAGTGCCTAA
- a CDS encoding MASE1 domain-containing protein encodes MASAPHSFFSPEEIFSTSRGEVRQRVDFAASPYLRLPLFALGSAISYYLGTEIGYLFTPSNTPIGTLWPPNAILLAWLLLVPVRIWPALLLGVVPAHFIAQFGNGAPPSAAIGWLFGNVGEALLGAVCIRAFAKRKRVFESLRGLVAFLLFGVVLAPLVTSFLDAAVVVLTRQANNYWLPWTTRLSSNMVSELIFVPMIVLIGQRKLSSIRTFTIARWIEAALLVSGIVLAMWLVFGAQNPVSSIPALICLPLPFFLWAALRFDLSMLSSTLLVVALFSLKTAINGNGPLHRASIAENVLLLHFFYLAACIPLVLLKGFRLEQCRALASTTATRSRLIGWEERERYRVSRELHNGIVQRLALIAVEADRWVSGAHVPRDTDVQTLCEEVKQVSQAARDLSNEVHPFILEYAGLEASLRSLCRRMARDSRVDVRFAGTTAHGSERLGMDVSLCLYRVAEEALQNVEKHSRARTATVELKIEERNAVLRILDDGVGITSEGSFTPTGGLQHVREAVTVLGGHLDINFEHGTTITATLPI; translated from the coding sequence ATGGCCAGCGCCCCCCACTCTTTCTTCTCGCCTGAAGAGATTTTTTCAACCTCAAGAGGCGAGGTTCGGCAGCGAGTCGATTTCGCTGCTTCACCATACCTGCGTCTTCCTCTTTTCGCGCTGGGTAGCGCCATCTCCTATTATTTGGGAACCGAGATCGGCTATCTGTTCACGCCGAGCAATACCCCGATCGGCACGCTATGGCCCCCAAACGCAATTCTGCTGGCGTGGTTGTTACTCGTTCCGGTTCGAATTTGGCCGGCGCTGCTGCTCGGCGTAGTTCCCGCTCATTTCATTGCGCAGTTCGGCAACGGTGCGCCGCCGAGTGCGGCAATTGGATGGCTCTTCGGGAATGTAGGAGAAGCCCTGCTCGGAGCCGTTTGCATAAGAGCCTTTGCAAAGCGAAAGCGAGTATTCGAGAGCCTGCGCGGTCTCGTTGCCTTTCTGTTGTTCGGTGTGGTTCTGGCGCCGCTCGTGACCTCGTTCCTGGATGCAGCAGTTGTGGTGTTAACTCGCCAGGCGAACAACTATTGGTTGCCCTGGACCACTCGCCTGTCCTCTAACATGGTCTCGGAACTCATATTTGTCCCGATGATCGTGCTCATTGGGCAACGAAAACTTTCGTCCATCAGAACTTTCACGATCGCTCGATGGATAGAGGCAGCTTTGCTGGTGTCGGGAATTGTGCTTGCCATGTGGCTGGTTTTTGGGGCGCAGAATCCGGTGAGCAGCATTCCGGCTTTGATATGCCTGCCGCTACCGTTCTTCCTGTGGGCTGCGCTCAGGTTCGACCTGAGCATGCTGAGTAGCACGTTATTGGTGGTCGCTTTGTTCTCGCTCAAGACCGCCATTAACGGTAATGGTCCCCTCCATCGAGCATCGATCGCCGAGAACGTTCTTCTTCTCCATTTTTTCTATCTGGCTGCCTGTATCCCCTTGGTTTTGTTAAAAGGCTTTCGATTGGAGCAGTGTCGCGCTTTAGCGTCGACAACAGCAACCAGGTCTCGGTTGATCGGCTGGGAAGAACGAGAGCGTTACCGAGTAAGCCGCGAACTCCATAACGGCATCGTCCAGCGGCTGGCATTAATCGCAGTGGAAGCGGATCGTTGGGTATCTGGAGCCCATGTTCCTCGGGACACCGATGTGCAGACGCTTTGCGAGGAAGTAAAACAGGTCTCTCAGGCGGCTCGTGATTTGTCAAATGAGGTTCATCCTTTCATTCTGGAGTACGCAGGTCTTGAGGCATCGCTTCGAAGCCTGTGCCGTCGCATGGCGAGAGACAGTCGCGTGGACGTTCGTTTTGCTGGTACTACAGCACACGGAAGCGAGAGGCTTGGAATGGATGTCTCACTCTGTTTGTATCGAGTAGCAGAAGAGGCTCTTCAGAACGTGGAAAAGCACAGTCGAGCGCGAACAGCGACTGTAGAGTTGAAGATCGAAGAAAGAAATGCGGTCCTGCGGATCCTGGATGATGGAGTGGGTATCACGAGTGAGGGAAGCTTCACCCCCACAGGTGGACTTCAGCATGTTCGCGAGGCCGTCACAGTGCTGGGAGGTCATTTAGACATAAACTTTGAACACGGTACCACGATCACGGCCACACTCCCGATATAG
- a CDS encoding L,D-transpeptidase family protein, with protein sequence MKLLDHSGRLRDYSRQIFLIAALSILACAQTPVRIQTIVSAGILNSMRWSRFSDYRVWLQNIYEPAGYAPLWLHGNVPTPQATLMIKRFQDAGQKGLEPEDYDASRWESRTRALSNSDADLAAFDVALTVCTMRYVSDLHIGRINPQHFNFGLEVEHKKYDLAHFVRERLLPATDVATLLDGVEPPFPGYRRTEQALSRYLEFARQDDGEKLPVPIRPVERGQHYEGLGRLVRLLRLIGDLPPGTGPTDHLLYDGELAEGVKRFQRRHGLDADGRLGSATIKQLNVPLSDRIRQLQLTLERWRWLPSDFSGPPIIVNVPDFRLRVLDRRYKVSFDMRVVVGKALRTQTPVFSRDMTFVVLRPYWNVPPSILRSEIIPAIKRDRDYVAKKNYEVTTSGGKVVTSGTISDDVLAQLQAGKLTVRQKPGTTNALGLVKLMFPNEYNVYLHSTPAPDLFGRTRRDFSHGCIRVEKPAELAAWVLRNNPGWTLERVQEGMMNGPDNVTVTLSQRVPVFIVYGTALAYDNNEVHFYEDIYGHDAKLAQALAKGYPYP encoded by the coding sequence ATGAAACTGCTGGACCATTCCGGCAGATTGCGCGATTACTCCAGGCAAATCTTTCTCATCGCCGCCTTGAGCATCTTGGCGTGCGCACAAACACCCGTACGAATTCAGACCATAGTCAGTGCCGGTATCCTCAACAGCATGCGATGGTCTCGCTTTAGCGACTATCGCGTCTGGCTTCAGAACATCTACGAACCTGCTGGGTACGCGCCTCTATGGCTTCATGGAAATGTCCCTACGCCTCAAGCCACCTTGATGATTAAGCGCTTTCAGGATGCTGGTCAAAAAGGCTTAGAGCCTGAGGATTACGACGCTTCGCGATGGGAGAGTCGAACCCGAGCACTGAGCAACTCCGATGCTGACCTTGCCGCTTTCGACGTTGCCCTTACGGTCTGTACGATGCGCTACGTCTCCGACCTTCACATCGGGCGTATCAATCCTCAGCACTTCAACTTCGGCCTGGAAGTCGAGCACAAGAAGTATGATCTGGCGCATTTTGTCCGTGAACGTTTGTTGCCTGCGACAGACGTTGCTACGTTGCTAGATGGCGTCGAGCCACCATTCCCTGGATACCGCCGCACAGAGCAGGCATTGTCAAGATATCTAGAATTTGCGCGTCAGGATGATGGCGAGAAGCTTCCAGTTCCCATTAGACCAGTTGAGCGAGGCCAACACTATGAAGGTTTGGGGCGACTCGTGCGCCTTCTACGTCTCATTGGAGATCTGCCACCTGGCACCGGGCCCACCGATCATCTTCTTTACGACGGTGAGTTGGCAGAAGGAGTGAAGCGCTTTCAACGCCGTCATGGTCTTGATGCTGACGGCCGACTTGGATCGGCCACAATCAAGCAACTTAACGTCCCCCTGTCAGACCGCATACGCCAATTGCAACTGACACTCGAACGCTGGCGTTGGTTGCCGAGCGATTTCTCAGGCCCTCCTATCATCGTCAACGTTCCCGATTTTCGTCTGCGCGTTCTGGATCGGCGTTATAAGGTCAGCTTCGACATGCGCGTTGTGGTGGGAAAAGCGTTGCGGACCCAGACGCCCGTTTTCAGCCGCGACATGACCTTCGTGGTTCTGCGCCCGTATTGGAACGTTCCGCCAAGTATCCTTCGCAGCGAAATCATTCCAGCAATCAAGCGCGATCGAGACTACGTTGCAAAGAAGAACTATGAAGTGACCACGAGTGGCGGAAAAGTTGTCACCTCCGGAACCATTTCCGATGATGTTCTCGCGCAACTCCAGGCAGGCAAATTGACAGTGAGGCAAAAGCCGGGCACAACGAATGCTCTCGGACTGGTGAAGTTGATGTTTCCAAATGAATACAACGTCTACTTGCACAGCACACCCGCGCCGGACCTATTTGGGCGCACACGCCGGGATTTCAGTCACGGCTGCATCCGCGTGGAAAAACCGGCTGAGCTCGCGGCATGGGTTCTGCGTAACAATCCGGGCTGGACGCTCGAGCGCGTACAAGAAGGAATGATGAACGGCCCCGATAACGTTACTGTGACCCTTTCGCAGCGGGTGCCGGTATTCATCGTGTACGGAACCGCGCTCGCATACGACAACAACGAGGTTCACTTTTACGAGGACATTTATGGACACGATGCCAAGCTCGCCCAGGCTCTGGCTAAAGGCTATCCCTATCCATAA
- a CDS encoding copper resistance CopC family protein, with product MAHAVLFESTPARNAIIGGHLGIVKLRFNVRVDASRSRLALVFPGGSFEALKLRSQEPADVVAADVSDLPPGHYDLKWQVLASDGHITQGDIPFAVK from the coding sequence ATGGCACACGCCGTTCTCTTTGAATCCACCCCGGCTCGGAATGCCATCATTGGCGGTCATCTGGGGATCGTGAAGCTTCGCTTCAATGTGCGAGTTGACGCCAGTCGCTCTCGCCTGGCTCTTGTCTTCCCCGGCGGCTCATTTGAAGCTCTGAAGCTCAGGTCGCAAGAACCGGCAGACGTCGTTGCCGCCGATGTCTCCGATTTGCCGCCCGGCCATTACGATTTGAAATGGCAGGTGCTGGCTTCTGATGGACACATCACACAAGGCGACATACCGTTTGCTGTGAAGTGA
- a CDS encoding response regulator, whose protein sequence is MDDFESWRQFIVSALSKQPHLRIAAEVSDGIAAVEKAKELQPELILLDIGLPSINGIEACRRIRQLSPGSKILFISEHRSSEIVTEAIRSGGCGYVVKSCARNDLPRAVADVLDGRPFVSPSLGQDFSSAVNRGLVGTQNHESPPPKIETHHQHRVEFYRDHEFFINGFYSFTRQALENGNPAFVIATPPHRAAILRRLRHEGTKVDDAIQQGLLIEMDANAVLSNLMRGNLPIGPRVEEIADHLISKGAKLNAEPSKIAICGELAPTLLDQGNVEGAILLEHQVDSIARVRNLDVLCGYILPIITTARVKKVIQRICTEHSAVRLPA, encoded by the coding sequence GTGGATGATTTTGAATCCTGGCGCCAATTTATTGTCTCGGCGCTCTCGAAACAGCCGCACCTGCGGATTGCTGCCGAAGTATCAGACGGAATCGCCGCGGTCGAAAAAGCGAAGGAATTACAACCGGAGCTTATCCTACTCGACATCGGGCTGCCCTCAATCAACGGAATCGAAGCCTGTCGACGAATCCGGCAGCTGTCGCCAGGTTCCAAGATTCTTTTTATCAGCGAACACCGCTCGAGCGAGATCGTGACCGAAGCTATCCGTTCCGGCGGATGCGGTTATGTTGTGAAGTCTTGCGCCAGAAATGATTTGCCGCGAGCTGTCGCTGATGTGCTCGATGGCCGGCCGTTTGTCAGCCCGAGCCTGGGGCAGGATTTCTCCAGCGCGGTGAATCGCGGCTTGGTAGGGACGCAAAATCATGAATCCCCTCCGCCAAAGATCGAAACCCATCATCAACACAGGGTCGAGTTCTATCGTGATCATGAGTTCTTCATAAATGGTTTTTATTCATTTACCCGGCAGGCGCTGGAGAATGGAAATCCTGCGTTCGTGATTGCTACTCCACCACATCGTGCAGCTATACTTCGCCGACTTAGGCATGAGGGAACGAAGGTCGATGACGCCATTCAGCAGGGTCTTTTGATCGAGATGGATGCTAACGCAGTATTGTCTAACCTCATGAGGGGAAATCTGCCGATCGGACCTCGCGTTGAGGAAATTGCTGACCATTTGATCTCAAAAGGAGCAAAGTTGAATGCGGAGCCTTCAAAGATCGCAATCTGCGGTGAACTCGCGCCGACATTGCTTGACCAGGGGAATGTCGAGGGCGCAATACTTCTGGAGCACCAGGTCGACTCCATTGCGCGAGTCCGCAATCTCGACGTTCTGTGTGGATACATTTTGCCGATTATAACGACTGCGCGGGTTAAGAAAGTTATCCAGCGAATCTGTACTGAGCACTCAGCAGTAAGATTGCCCGCGTAG
- a CDS encoding CopD family protein: MGANFTLAAFIGISAALLAVPCSLALRRRLWPLLLLSFVALGSTVMTNHAFARMDGRIALILFITLHLAAAGAWIGGLPYLHVAVSAAPPEVGWIYAKRFSSIAFTSVLVIGISGLAASFKYVDRLNAIYGTSYGVMLAAKALFFLALITLGAVNKESISRLCPAQLPARLKRCVEAEFVIGITVFLTAASLTSQPPAIDLRNDRVSLSAVWARMRPTWPRLKTPELRDISPATRHLAQLSGRTEAAINANMQPANVISPNTPADIAWSEYNHNWIGLMLVVMGLLALLSRTKRLSVTCHWPLIFLAIAIFIFMRADPENWPLGPNGFWESFDQVEVLQHRAAAVMVVAFAVFEWRVQRNKTRFAFAPLVFPAVCVIGGALLLTHTHALQNSQEQVLAELSHTPLAILAVVAGCTRWLELRLPRGETRLPAHIWPICFMLIGALLLNYKEG, from the coding sequence ATGGGAGCGAACTTCACATTAGCAGCATTCATCGGCATCTCTGCAGCGTTGCTAGCAGTTCCATGCTCACTCGCTTTGCGGCGCAGACTCTGGCCGCTGCTGTTGCTTTCCTTCGTCGCCCTTGGCTCGACCGTGATGACCAATCACGCTTTCGCACGCATGGACGGCCGAATCGCATTGATCCTGTTTATTACGCTGCATCTGGCAGCTGCAGGAGCTTGGATCGGCGGCCTTCCGTACCTGCACGTGGCTGTATCTGCCGCACCGCCTGAGGTCGGCTGGATCTATGCAAAAAGATTTTCATCGATTGCGTTCACCAGCGTATTGGTAATCGGAATCAGTGGGCTTGCGGCTTCCTTTAAGTATGTCGATAGGCTAAATGCAATCTATGGAACTTCCTATGGAGTTATGCTTGCGGCAAAAGCATTGTTCTTTCTCGCACTCATAACGCTCGGAGCAGTTAACAAAGAGTCAATCTCGAGACTCTGTCCTGCCCAACTTCCTGCTCGGCTGAAACGGTGTGTTGAGGCGGAATTCGTCATTGGGATTACAGTATTTTTAACGGCAGCATCGTTGACCTCACAACCGCCGGCGATTGACTTGCGAAACGATCGCGTCAGCCTGAGCGCAGTGTGGGCCCGAATGCGACCTACTTGGCCGCGCTTGAAGACACCGGAATTGAGAGATATCTCTCCAGCGACAAGACACCTGGCGCAACTCTCAGGCAGAACTGAGGCTGCGATCAACGCAAACATGCAGCCTGCAAACGTGATTTCCCCGAATACTCCTGCCGATATAGCATGGTCGGAGTACAACCACAACTGGATCGGGCTCATGCTCGTCGTAATGGGTCTGTTAGCGCTGCTCTCGCGCACAAAGAGATTGAGCGTGACCTGTCACTGGCCGCTCATATTCCTGGCGATTGCGATATTCATTTTTATGAGAGCTGATCCTGAAAACTGGCCACTTGGCCCGAATGGATTCTGGGAAAGTTTTGATCAGGTTGAAGTTCTGCAGCATCGTGCCGCCGCAGTAATGGTGGTTGCATTCGCTGTATTCGAGTGGCGGGTGCAACGAAATAAAACGCGATTTGCTTTTGCGCCTCTTGTATTTCCAGCCGTATGCGTAATTGGCGGAGCCCTTCTACTTACGCATACGCACGCACTGCAAAACTCACAAGAGCAAGTGCTCGCTGAGCTAAGTCATACGCCTTTGGCGATTTTGGCAGTTGTTGCAGGTTGCACGAGATGGCTCGAATTGCGACTTCCCCGCGGAGAGACCAGGCTACCAGCCCACATTTGGCCGATTTGTTTCATGCTAATCGGGGCACTATTGCTGAACTACAAGGAAGGATAA
- a CDS encoding response regulator transcription factor: protein MRLRIIVADDNPQMLQQLVSLLQTEFDVVATAADGAAARECIQRYKPDVAVLDIVMPQINGIELTKQLSANGYSTRIVICSIENDQETIEAACKAGAAAYVFKPRIARDLIAAVKSAAGGGHFNSAE from the coding sequence ATGAGATTACGCATCATAGTGGCGGACGACAATCCGCAAATGTTGCAGCAGCTCGTATCGCTGTTGCAGACAGAGTTCGACGTTGTCGCCACCGCCGCAGACGGTGCTGCTGCGAGGGAATGCATCCAGCGCTACAAGCCTGATGTAGCTGTCCTGGATATAGTGATGCCGCAAATCAATGGAATTGAATTGACGAAGCAGTTGTCGGCGAACGGTTATTCCACGCGCATCGTTATCTGTTCGATCGAGAACGATCAGGAAACGATTGAGGCCGCCTGCAAGGCGGGCGCGGCAGCTTACGTTTTCAAGCCTCGAATCGCCAGGGATCTCATCGCTGCTGTGAAATCAGCAGCCGGCGGCGGACACTTCAACTCTGCTGAATAA
- a CDS encoding response regulator, whose product MGTQSKKILLVDDFIPWRQFLRTLLSVTPEWQVCGEAENGIEALAKAEDLHADLVLLDLDLPDLTGIEVANRLRLLAQPPAIVILTADASPDFVKAAMATGALGYLLKSEVVAELLPALKEVFSGKRFISPAIQM is encoded by the coding sequence GTGGGAACACAATCAAAGAAAATTTTGTTGGTTGACGACTTCATCCCTTGGCGGCAATTTCTCCGAACATTATTGAGTGTGACGCCTGAATGGCAGGTGTGTGGTGAGGCCGAGAACGGGATCGAGGCATTGGCAAAGGCGGAAGATCTCCACGCCGACCTTGTGCTTCTTGATCTCGATTTGCCCGACCTTACTGGCATTGAGGTCGCTAATCGACTGCGGCTCCTGGCACAGCCTCCAGCAATCGTGATTCTCACAGCAGACGCTTCACCGGATTTCGTGAAAGCTGCTATGGCGACAGGAGCTCTAGGATACCTTCTTAAATCGGAAGTGGTCGCCGAGCTTCTGCCCGCCTTGAAGGAGGTCTTCTCCGGAAAGAGGTTCATCAGTCCAGCAATACAGATGTAA
- a CDS encoding DUF2950 domain-containing protein yields MTSTFRNISLFEVACIVITCASLSLLITSASAQGAASKAIVAASSSGALAEKFDTPQQAVDALITAAEKFDVDTITTIFGADGKDIVLTGETAQDRQHAADFAAEAREKENISVDPRKGNRAFLLVGNEDWPFPVPLVRKEGKWFFDAEAGRQELLFRRIGANELDAIQLCHGYVEAQQAYALEPREGYAVNQYAQRIVSTPGKQDGLAWQNADGTWGGPVGEKIARAIEQGYTPGSEYHGYYFKILKGQGPAAPLGEMNFVVKGIMIGGFALVAAPAHYDVTGVKTFIVSHDGVVYEKNLGPNTVDQFTKMELFNPDKSWTPVQEGEKQTPSESASISQN; encoded by the coding sequence ATGACTTCGACGTTTCGAAACATCAGTCTCTTTGAGGTAGCTTGCATTGTTATCACCTGTGCCAGCTTGTCTCTCCTGATTACGTCCGCTTCTGCGCAGGGGGCAGCGTCCAAAGCAATCGTTGCAGCAAGCTCCAGCGGCGCCTTGGCAGAAAAGTTCGACACTCCGCAGCAAGCTGTAGATGCATTAATCACGGCGGCCGAGAAGTTCGATGTGGACACCATCACGACGATTTTCGGTGCCGACGGCAAAGACATTGTACTCACGGGCGAAACGGCACAGGATCGACAACATGCTGCCGATTTCGCAGCTGAGGCACGGGAAAAAGAAAATATCTCAGTAGATCCCAGAAAAGGAAACCGGGCATTCCTCCTGGTTGGCAACGAAGACTGGCCCTTTCCTGTACCCCTCGTCAGGAAAGAAGGGAAGTGGTTCTTCGACGCCGAGGCTGGCCGACAGGAGCTTCTTTTTCGTCGAATCGGCGCAAACGAGCTTGATGCGATTCAACTCTGTCACGGCTACGTCGAGGCGCAGCAAGCTTATGCTCTCGAGCCGCGCGAGGGTTATGCCGTGAACCAATACGCGCAGCGCATCGTAAGTACTCCCGGAAAACAGGATGGATTAGCCTGGCAGAATGCCGACGGTACATGGGGCGGTCCGGTAGGAGAAAAAATTGCGCGAGCTATTGAACAGGGTTACACGCCTGGCTCGGAGTACCACGGATATTACTTCAAGATTCTGAAGGGACAGGGGCCCGCGGCGCCGCTCGGGGAAATGAACTTTGTCGTTAAGGGAATCATGATTGGAGGATTTGCTCTCGTAGCTGCGCCCGCGCATTATGATGTGACTGGAGTAAAAACCTTCATTGTTAGCCACGACGGAGTTGTGTACGAAAAGAACCTTGGCCCCAATACCGTCGATCAATTCACGAAAATGGAACTCTTCAATCCGGATAAATCCTGGACGCCAGTCCAGGAAGGAGAAAAGCAAACTCCATCTGAATCGGCATCCATCTCTCAAAACTAA
- a CDS encoding Crp/Fnr family transcriptional regulator, which yields MLGRNELAPVLFRGLTQPEITFVRSFASRRKCERRVLLSTEGETANHLFMLLSGRARYFTLTEDGQRVILRWILPGDVFGAMAILHDPDQYLVSTESVRDSELLVWNRTDLRRLVIRYPRLLENVLAIAADYFRWYVTAHLALISHSAQQRLARVLVHLAKDSGRREEDGIALDITNEELADAAHITRFSTSRLLSEWQRKGFLTKGRGKLILISPDHLFRFGLQQNPKSSSVTNSL from the coding sequence ATGCTGGGCCGTAACGAACTTGCCCCAGTATTATTCAGAGGCCTCACGCAGCCAGAAATCACCTTTGTTCGTTCTTTCGCGTCACGACGAAAGTGCGAGCGGCGCGTTCTACTATCCACGGAAGGCGAGACAGCAAATCATTTGTTCATGCTGCTTAGTGGACGTGCTCGCTACTTCACTTTGACTGAAGACGGGCAAAGAGTCATTCTTCGTTGGATACTGCCTGGCGATGTTTTTGGCGCTATGGCTATCTTGCATGATCCCGATCAATACCTGGTCAGTACCGAATCGGTGAGAGATAGCGAACTTCTGGTCTGGAATCGAACGGATTTGCGACGACTCGTCATACGCTACCCTCGCTTGCTCGAAAACGTCCTGGCTATTGCAGCCGATTATTTCAGGTGGTATGTCACTGCCCATCTTGCGTTGATTTCTCACTCTGCTCAGCAGCGACTCGCACGGGTGCTGGTCCATCTTGCGAAGGATAGTGGTCGTCGAGAAGAAGACGGTATTGCCCTGGATATTACGAATGAAGAGCTCGCCGATGCAGCCCACATCACGAGATTCAGTACCAGCCGCTTACTCAGCGAGTGGCAGCGCAAAGGCTTCCTGACGAAGGGCCGAGGCAAGCTCATCCTGATCTCCCCAGACCACCTCTTCAGGTTCGGTCTTCAGCAAAATCCCAAGAGCTCCTCCGTCACAAACTCTCTCTAG
- a CDS encoding DUF882 domain-containing protein: MIVPATPLSRAAETTSTQAIDYRLRLFHAHTGERLDIVYRHGNTYDPDAVAQLNHYLRDHRTGTEHDYDPRVFDLLHDLTAALGRPDTEIDVLCGYRTPWSNEYLRKHGHAVALHSLHMRAMAIDIRVPGVRTSKLRDTALVLHRGGVGYYPTSQFVHVDVGRVRRW; this comes from the coding sequence ATGATCGTTCCTGCCACGCCGTTATCGCGGGCGGCAGAGACCACCTCGACACAGGCCATCGACTACCGTTTGCGCCTGTTTCACGCTCACACGGGCGAAAGGCTGGATATTGTGTACCGCCATGGCAATACCTATGATCCAGATGCCGTCGCGCAACTCAATCACTATTTGCGCGATCACCGAACAGGTACGGAACATGACTACGATCCAAGAGTCTTTGATCTGCTGCACGATTTGACTGCCGCATTGGGACGTCCAGATACAGAAATTGACGTTCTGTGTGGATATCGCACGCCGTGGAGCAACGAGTATCTACGAAAGCACGGGCATGCCGTCGCCCTGCATAGTTTGCACATGAGGGCGATGGCGATCGACATCCGCGTGCCTGGCGTTCGCACTTCCAAACTCCGCGATACCGCGCTGGTTTTGCATCGCGGAGGCGTCGGTTACTATCCAACTTCGCAGTTTGTCCATGTGGATGTGGGTCGCGTGAGACGCTGGTAG